The Acinetobacter defluvii genome includes a region encoding these proteins:
- a CDS encoding ion channel, producing MQALFHFWKGFKLLPSAWLLLVQLSILILYLFTSSSRSYQIFMWALGVLALLIIAKVIRQTPVYSFIGLFFVGAAFIFSILMLVGLRSVPMQITAHIFEALAYFCAAYGLVRYMFEDRYLTKDELFAAGAVFTLIAWGFAFLYSICQLAVPNSFQNPNHVGEYQTWLDLLFLSFSLQSATGLSDVIPIAPAARVIAMLQMFCGVMYLALIVSRLIALHYVGHKAE from the coding sequence ATGCAAGCTTTATTTCATTTTTGGAAAGGCTTTAAACTTTTACCCTCTGCATGGTTGTTGTTGGTACAGCTGAGTATTCTGATTTTATATTTATTTACCAGTAGCAGTCGTAGCTATCAAATTTTTATGTGGGCGCTTGGTGTATTGGCATTGTTAATCATTGCCAAAGTTATTCGACAAACCCCAGTTTATAGTTTTATTGGACTATTTTTTGTGGGTGCGGCATTTATATTTTCTATACTCATGTTGGTCGGATTACGTTCAGTTCCGATGCAAATCACCGCACATATTTTTGAAGCTTTGGCTTATTTCTGTGCGGCATACGGCTTAGTCCGTTATATGTTTGAAGACCGTTATTTAACCAAAGATGAGCTGTTTGCAGCAGGCGCAGTATTTACCTTAATTGCATGGGGATTTGCTTTTTTATATAGTATTTGTCAACTAGCTGTACCCAATAGCTTTCAAAATCCAAATCATGTCGGAGAATATCAGACATGGCTCGACTTACTGTTTCTAAGTTTTAGCTTACAGTCGGCAACCGGTTTATCAGATGTCATTCCCATTGCGCCTGCAGCGCGGGTCATTGCAATGCTACAAATGTTTTGTGGTGTGATGTACTTGGCATTGATCGTTTCTCGACTTATTGCTTTACATTATGTCGGTCATAAAGCTGAATAA
- a CDS encoding BCCT family transporter: MPSKKSSWFDNVNPNVFFSSVGIIVVFLAFVIFTPNAFDLMTKQMNQWITDSFSWFYVLAVAIFLMVLVFIAFSDMGKIKLGPDHSQPDYSNGSWFAMLFTAGMGIGLMFFGVAEPIMHYVDPPTGDPQTVQAAQQAMRITFFHWGLHAWAIYALVGLTLAYFAFRHNLPLKVRSGLYPLIGKKIYGPMGDAVDTFATIGTVFGVATTLGFGVTQINSGLSYLFGWENQISTQIMLIIFVSILASLSVGLGLDKGIKRLSELNLVLALTLLGFVFLASSSIYILQTTIQNAGQYISNLFSMTFNLYAYQPSGWIGGWTIMYWAWWISWSPFVGMFIARVSRGRTIREFIVGVLLIPTGFTLIWMGFMGNAALFSILEQGHGALITAVQKDSSVALFEFLSHLPFASISSFIATVLVVLFFVTSADSGALVTDYLTAKSDNSPVWQRLFWTVLMAVLSIILLVVGGLGALQSATMMSALPFTLIMVLLCWGLLKALRLDVTKMNALQMARITPRAVQNPRSWQQRLGLIMHYPHTRDEVNDYIQHQVRQAFENIQREFKRRHLQVNIHQVEDGLALSVDHQSELNFIYKVLTHQTEAASFMLDEQHDEIDEFYQAEVFLREGGQGYDVMDWTQEDLLQDIIDQYERHLHFLNVIRN; this comes from the coding sequence ATGCCTTCCAAAAAGTCATCTTGGTTTGACAATGTCAATCCAAATGTATTTTTCAGTAGTGTTGGGATTATAGTTGTATTTTTAGCATTTGTGATTTTTACACCGAATGCGTTTGACCTAATGACCAAGCAAATGAATCAGTGGATTACAGATTCATTTAGCTGGTTTTATGTGCTTGCAGTCGCTATTTTCCTGATGGTTTTAGTGTTCATTGCCTTTTCTGATATGGGTAAAATCAAACTCGGTCCTGATCATAGTCAGCCTGATTATAGCAATGGTTCGTGGTTTGCCATGTTATTTACCGCAGGCATGGGCATCGGTTTAATGTTCTTCGGGGTTGCTGAACCCATTATGCATTATGTGGATCCGCCAACAGGTGATCCACAAACAGTTCAAGCTGCACAACAAGCGATGCGAATTACCTTTTTCCATTGGGGATTACATGCCTGGGCAATCTATGCTTTGGTGGGTTTAACGTTGGCTTATTTTGCATTTCGTCATAATCTCCCTTTAAAAGTTCGTTCTGGTTTATATCCCTTAATTGGTAAAAAAATCTATGGTCCGATGGGGGATGCGGTAGATACCTTTGCCACCATTGGAACAGTATTTGGCGTTGCAACAACTTTAGGCTTTGGTGTTACACAAATTAACTCAGGTTTGAGTTATTTATTTGGTTGGGAAAATCAGATCAGTACGCAAATTATGCTGATTATTTTTGTCAGTATCTTAGCGTCCTTATCAGTAGGCTTAGGTTTAGATAAAGGGATTAAGCGCCTGTCAGAATTAAACTTAGTTCTCGCTTTAACTTTATTAGGCTTTGTATTTTTAGCCAGTTCTAGTATTTATATTTTACAAACCACCATTCAAAATGCTGGGCAATACATCTCTAATTTATTTTCCATGACTTTTAATCTGTATGCCTATCAACCCAGTGGCTGGATTGGTGGCTGGACGATTATGTACTGGGCATGGTGGATTTCATGGTCACCATTTGTAGGGATGTTTATTGCACGTGTGTCACGTGGACGAACCATCCGAGAGTTTATTGTAGGTGTATTACTCATTCCTACAGGTTTTACTTTGATCTGGATGGGGTTCATGGGGAATGCAGCTTTATTTAGCATTTTAGAACAAGGACATGGCGCGCTAATTACAGCAGTACAAAAAGACTCGTCTGTAGCATTGTTTGAGTTCTTGAGTCATTTGCCTTTTGCCAGTATTTCAAGCTTTATTGCCACAGTTTTGGTGGTATTGTTTTTTGTGACGTCTGCGGATTCGGGTGCTTTAGTAACGGATTATCTCACTGCAAAATCAGATAATTCCCCAGTGTGGCAACGTTTATTCTGGACAGTGCTTATGGCGGTATTGTCGATTATCTTATTGGTGGTAGGCGGTTTAGGTGCATTGCAGTCAGCCACCATGATGAGTGCCTTACCATTCACCTTAATTATGGTGTTGTTGTGTTGGGGCTTGCTCAAAGCCTTGCGTTTAGATGTGACCAAAATGAATGCCTTACAAATGGCACGTATCACTCCAAGAGCCGTACAAAATCCACGGAGTTGGCAACAACGTTTAGGCTTGATTATGCATTATCCGCATACGCGTGATGAAGTGAATGACTATATTCAACATCAGGTACGACAAGCTTTTGAAAACATCCAACGTGAATTTAAACGTCGACATTTACAGGTAAATATTCATCAAGTCGAGGATGGCTTAGCACTCAGTGTCGACCACCAAAGTGAGTTGAATTTTATTTATAAAGTACTGACTCATCAAACTGAAGCTGCAAGTTTTATGCTAGACGAACAACATGATGAAATTGATGAGTTTTATCAAGCAGAGGTGTTTTTACGTGAAGGTGGTCAGGGTTATGATGTGATGGACTGGACGCAAGAAGATCTATTACAAGATATTATTGACCAATATGAACGCCATTTACATTTTTTAAATGTGATTCGTAATTGA